In Myotis daubentonii chromosome 10, mMyoDau2.1, whole genome shotgun sequence, one genomic interval encodes:
- the STEAP2 gene encoding metalloreductase STEAP2 isoform X1, producing MESISMMGSPKSLSDTFLPNGINSIKDARKVTVGVIGSGDFAKSLTIRLIRCGYHVVIGSRNPKFASEFFPHVVDVTHHEDVLTKTNIIFVAIHREHYTSLWDLRHLLVGKILIDVSNNMRVNQYPESNAEYLASLFPDSLVVKGFNVISAWALQLGPKDASRQVYICSNNIQARQQVVELARQLNFTPVDVGSLSSAREIENLPLQLFTLWRGPVVVAISLATFFFLYSFVRDVIHPYARNQQSDFYKIPIEIVNKTLPIVAITLLSLVYLAGLLAAAYQLYYGTKYRRFPPWLETWLQCRKQLGLLSFFFASVHVAYSLCLPMRRSERYLFLNMAYQQIHADIKNSWNEEEVWRIEMYISFGIMSLGLLSLLAVTSIPSVSNALNWREFSFIQSTLGYVALLISTFHVLIYGWKRAFEGEYYRFYTPPNFVLALVLPSIVILGKSVLLLPCLSQKLKRIKKGWEKSQFPEEGVGGAVPHFSPERVTVM from the exons ATGGAATCTATCTCGATGATGGGAAGCCCTAAGAGCCTTAGTGATACTTTTTTGCCTAATGGCATAAATAGTATCAAAGATGCAAGGAAGGTCACTGTAGGGGTAATTGGAAGTGGGGATTTTGCCAAATCCCTGACCATTCGACTTATTAGATGTGGCTATCATGTGGTCATAGGAAGTAGAAATCCTAAATTTGCTTCTGAATTTTTCCCTCATGTGGTAGATGTCACTCATCATGAAGATGTtctaacaaaaacaaatataatatttgttgcTATACACAGAGAACATTACACCTCCCTGTGGGACCTGAGACATCTGCTCGTGGGTAAAATCCTCATTGATGTGAGCAATAACATGAGGGTAAACCAATACCCAGAGTCCAATGCTGAATATTTGGCTTCCTTATTCCCGGATTCACTGGTTGTCAAAGGATTTAACGTTATCTCAGCCTGGGCACTTCAGTTAGGGCCAAAGGATGCCAGCCGGCAG GTTTATATTTGCAGCAACAATATTCAAGCTCGACAACAGGTTGTGGAACTTGCCCGGCAGTTGAATTTTACTCCCGTGGACGTGGGATCATTATCGTCAGCCAGGGAGATTGAAAATTTACCCCTGCAACTCTTTACCCTCTGGAGAGGGCCAGTCGTGGTAGCCATAAGCCTGgccacatttttctttctttattcctttgtcAGAGATGTGATACATCCCTATGCTAGAAACCAGCAGAGTGACTTTTACAAGATTCCTATTGAGATTGTGAATAAAACCTTGCCCATAGTTGCCATTACTTTGCTGTCCCTGGTGTACCTAGCAGGTCTCCTGGCAGCTGCTTATCAACTTTATTACGGCACCAAGTATAGGAGGTTTCCACCTTGGTTGGAGACCTGGTTGCAGTGTAGAAAACAGCTTGGATTACTAAGTTTTTTCTTCGCTTCGGTCCATGTTGCCTATAGCCTCTGCTTACCAATGAGAAGATCAGAGCGATACTTGTTTCTCAACATGGCTTATCAGCAG ATTCATGCAGACATTAAAAACTCTTGGAACGAGGAAGAAGTTTGGAGAATTGAAATGTATATCTCCTTTGGCATAATGAGCCTGGGCTTACTGTCCCTCCTGGCAGTCACCTCCATCCCTTCAGTGAGCAATGCTTTAAACTGGAGGGAATTCAGTTTTATTCAG TCTACTCTTGGCTATGTCGCTCTACTCATAAGCACTTTCCATGTTTTAATTTATGGTTGGAAACGAGCTTTTGAAGGAGAGTACTACAGGTTTTATACACCACCAAACTTTGTTCTCGCTCTTGTTTTGCCATCAATTGTAATTCTGGGTAAGAGCGTGTTACTTCTTCCATGTCTAAGCCAAAAGCTAAAGAGAATTAAAAAGGGCTGGGAAAAGAGCCAGTTTCCAGAAGAAGGTGTTGGAGGAGCAGTTCCTCATTTCTCACCAGAAAGGGTCACAGTCATGTGA
- the STEAP2 gene encoding metalloreductase STEAP2 isoform X2: protein MESISMMGSPKSLSDTFLPNGINSIKDARKVTVGVIGSGDFAKSLTIRLIRCGYHVVIGSRNPKFASEFFPHVVDVTHHEDVLTKTNIIFVAIHREHYTSLWDLRHLLVGKILIDVSNNMRVNQYPESNAEYLASLFPDSLVVKGFNVISAWALQLGPKDASRQVYICSNNIQARQQVVELARQLNFTPVDVGSLSSAREIENLPLQLFTLWRGPVVVAISLATFFFLYSFVRDVIHPYARNQQSDFYKIPIEIVNKTLPIVAITLLSLVYLAGLLAAAYQLYYGTKYRRFPPWLETWLQCRKQLGLLSFFFASVHVAYSLCLPMRRSERYLFLNMAYQQIHADIKNSWNEEEVWRIEMYISFGIMSLGLLSLLAVTSIPSVSNALNWREFSFIQSTLGYVALLISTFHVLIYGWKRAFEGEYYRFYTPPNFVLALVLPSIVILAMPAILLPTPQPITTSTSDLASWPVAWSCPLHHHHHHTATLLY from the exons ATGGAATCTATCTCGATGATGGGAAGCCCTAAGAGCCTTAGTGATACTTTTTTGCCTAATGGCATAAATAGTATCAAAGATGCAAGGAAGGTCACTGTAGGGGTAATTGGAAGTGGGGATTTTGCCAAATCCCTGACCATTCGACTTATTAGATGTGGCTATCATGTGGTCATAGGAAGTAGAAATCCTAAATTTGCTTCTGAATTTTTCCCTCATGTGGTAGATGTCACTCATCATGAAGATGTtctaacaaaaacaaatataatatttgttgcTATACACAGAGAACATTACACCTCCCTGTGGGACCTGAGACATCTGCTCGTGGGTAAAATCCTCATTGATGTGAGCAATAACATGAGGGTAAACCAATACCCAGAGTCCAATGCTGAATATTTGGCTTCCTTATTCCCGGATTCACTGGTTGTCAAAGGATTTAACGTTATCTCAGCCTGGGCACTTCAGTTAGGGCCAAAGGATGCCAGCCGGCAG GTTTATATTTGCAGCAACAATATTCAAGCTCGACAACAGGTTGTGGAACTTGCCCGGCAGTTGAATTTTACTCCCGTGGACGTGGGATCATTATCGTCAGCCAGGGAGATTGAAAATTTACCCCTGCAACTCTTTACCCTCTGGAGAGGGCCAGTCGTGGTAGCCATAAGCCTGgccacatttttctttctttattcctttgtcAGAGATGTGATACATCCCTATGCTAGAAACCAGCAGAGTGACTTTTACAAGATTCCTATTGAGATTGTGAATAAAACCTTGCCCATAGTTGCCATTACTTTGCTGTCCCTGGTGTACCTAGCAGGTCTCCTGGCAGCTGCTTATCAACTTTATTACGGCACCAAGTATAGGAGGTTTCCACCTTGGTTGGAGACCTGGTTGCAGTGTAGAAAACAGCTTGGATTACTAAGTTTTTTCTTCGCTTCGGTCCATGTTGCCTATAGCCTCTGCTTACCAATGAGAAGATCAGAGCGATACTTGTTTCTCAACATGGCTTATCAGCAG ATTCATGCAGACATTAAAAACTCTTGGAACGAGGAAGAAGTTTGGAGAATTGAAATGTATATCTCCTTTGGCATAATGAGCCTGGGCTTACTGTCCCTCCTGGCAGTCACCTCCATCCCTTCAGTGAGCAATGCTTTAAACTGGAGGGAATTCAGTTTTATTCAG TCTACTCTTGGCTATGTCGCTCTACTCATAAGCACTTTCCATGTTTTAATTTATGGTTGGAAACGAGCTTTTGAAGGAGAGTACTACAGGTTTTATACACCACCAAACTTTGTTCTCGCTCTTGTTTTGCCATCAATTGTAATTCTGG CCATGCCTGCAAtcctcctgcccacaccccaaCCCATCACTACCTCCACCTCTGACCTTGCCTCTTGGCCAGTGGCTTGGAGCTGCCCtcttcatcaccaccatcaccacactgcCACACTGCTGTACTGA